The Methanolacinia petrolearia DSM 11571 genome has a segment encoding these proteins:
- a CDS encoding ABC transporter substrate-binding protein has protein sequence MRKTIENSHLILVAAALIACLIIAGCTSSTDTNNSSGEKVLRVGDLWTVSSINPGDGHDGGTFVTEKAIVTETLIGANDNFGLVPNLAESWEQINDTVWEFKLKQGVKFQNGKEMKADDVVASLDDTIRLSPSTALLMSYDHAEAVDDYTVRVYTTELNPLVPGVLHYPDTAIVSQDSYDENGNFIKPIGTGPMMVESYDEQTGELVVVRNEDWWGGDPGIDKMILKGYESPATRAMLIENGDIDFTCDPPYSEVERLNATDGIHVEVYNTPRLYKLDANLGHEAMADLNVRKAISYAIDRDGIVENVLYGVGTSAGGVFLPSMTWSNKELSPYPYDPELAKQYLAESGWTDTDNDGVLEKGGEKLKVKIFTYTERPGLPPMLEAIAANLRDVGFEVEETSMENSALSSAMGDDWDLYLSATNLAMVPDPEYVLKSWYTTNGTSNKAGYSNPTVDEMIVEGHYISDLDERYDHFREIEAIVYDDLPTINVAYYGVAIVMDDDVEGYQFDPTAHDYRIDPFMTISS, from the coding sequence ATGAGAAAGACCATTGAAAATTCTCATCTGATTCTGGTTGCTGCCGCACTCATTGCATGTTTGATCATAGCAGGGTGCACTTCCTCAACAGATACGAACAACAGCTCAGGTGAAAAGGTTTTGAGAGTAGGCGATCTGTGGACCGTCTCGTCGATAAACCCGGGGGACGGACACGATGGTGGAACCTTCGTAACCGAAAAAGCGATCGTCACCGAAACACTCATCGGTGCAAACGACAACTTCGGGCTCGTCCCGAACCTTGCGGAAAGCTGGGAGCAGATCAACGACACGGTCTGGGAATTCAAGCTCAAACAGGGAGTCAAATTCCAGAACGGCAAGGAGATGAAAGCAGACGATGTCGTTGCATCGCTCGACGACACTATAAGGCTCTCCCCGAGCACTGCACTGCTCATGTCGTACGATCATGCAGAAGCAGTCGACGACTACACGGTCAGGGTCTATACGACCGAACTGAATCCACTCGTCCCCGGCGTCCTCCACTACCCGGACACGGCCATAGTAAGCCAGGACTCGTATGACGAAAACGGGAACTTCATAAAGCCGATCGGAACAGGCCCGATGATGGTCGAGTCCTATGACGAACAGACAGGCGAACTTGTCGTCGTCAGGAACGAAGACTGGTGGGGCGGCGATCCCGGAATCGACAAAATGATTCTCAAGGGATACGAGAGCCCTGCGACACGTGCAATGCTGATTGAAAACGGTGACATCGATTTCACCTGTGATCCGCCATACAGTGAAGTAGAACGTCTCAATGCGACGGATGGAATTCATGTTGAAGTCTACAACACGCCGAGACTTTACAAGCTGGACGCGAACCTCGGGCACGAGGCAATGGCCGACCTGAATGTGAGGAAGGCGATCTCGTACGCAATCGACAGGGACGGAATAGTTGAGAACGTCCTTTACGGTGTCGGAACATCCGCAGGAGGCGTTTTCCTCCCGTCGATGACATGGTCGAACAAGGAGCTCTCTCCCTACCCGTACGATCCGGAGCTTGCAAAGCAGTACCTTGCCGAATCGGGCTGGACCGACACGGACAACGACGGAGTACTTGAAAAGGGCGGAGAAAAGCTCAAGGTAAAGATCTTCACATATACCGAGCGCCCGGGACTTCCACCCATGCTCGAAGCAATAGCCGCGAACCTGAGAGACGTCGGGTTCGAAGTGGAGGAGACCTCCATGGAGAACAGCGCCTTATCATCCGCGATGGGAGACGACTGGGACCTGTACCTGTCGGCGACCAATCTTGCGATGGTGCCCGACCCAGAGTATGTCCTAAAGAGCTGGTATACTACGAACGGAACATCCAACAAGGCGGGATACAGCAACCCGACCGTCGATGAGATGATCGTGGAGGGCCATTACATAAGCGATCTCGACGAGCGCTACGATCACTTCCGCGAGATTGAAGCCATCGTCTACGACGATCTTCCAACGATCAACGTCGCCTACTACGGTGTCGCAATCGTCATGGATGACGATGTCGAAGGATACCAGTTCGACCCGACAGCTCACGACTACAGAATTGACCCGTTTATGACAATCTCGTCATAA
- a CDS encoding YdcF family protein, producing MMPKDETTVIIILGNRLQSKQIHQELKGRMDCGLKVFREEGGILLLSGGRSNPEIDVPECGIMKDYAVGRGVDPSNIITEDSSLDTIGNAVFSREIVDKLDAVSKIFVITSCYHVERSRYLFDMCFGDRYLLDFEPCYECPGDPGHEEESMEEAIRFFRGIERGDIEKIMEGLYLQHDLYKF from the coding sequence ATGATGCCTAAAGATGAAACTACGGTCATTATTATTTTAGGAAATAGACTGCAATCCAAACAGATCCACCAGGAGCTTAAAGGAAGAATGGATTGCGGACTGAAGGTTTTCCGGGAGGAGGGCGGAATTCTGCTCCTCTCCGGCGGAAGATCCAATCCGGAAATAGACGTTCCTGAATGCGGGATAATGAAGGATTATGCTGTCGGCCGGGGCGTTGATCCCTCAAATATAATTACTGAAGATTCATCCCTGGACACTATAGGGAATGCTGTTTTTTCAAGAGAAATCGTCGATAAACTGGATGCTGTTTCAAAAATTTTCGTGATTACCTCCTGCTATCATGTCGAAAGGAGCAGGTACTTATTCGATATGTGTTTTGGTGACAGATATCTCCTTGATTTTGAACCGTGCTACGAATGCCCTGGCGACCCTGGACATGAAGAAGAAAGTATGGAAGAGGCAATTCGGTTTTTTAGAGGTATAGAACGAGGCGATATCGAAAAAATCATGGAAGGGTTATATTTGCAGCACGATCTCTACAAATTTTAA
- a CDS encoding winged helix-turn-helix domain-containing protein: protein MEAIQDSRTEIGELRTEISELRNELKRFITNSNRQHIDSVLEELKDNYADLFRNQQVETAKGDLSAHMVGNCAMRENCFGVFMEFLQNTARHIKDGNVSDEIISSYRDELENLRSKGPFEKCDTCFSEVSRLFEKQVGLMASLGIYNRTGGEDDITEIDDEKTVREILEPVANIQRFQILKSLITQTRTFSEISQMTGLRGGNLLFHIKKLTDSGMIFQGHERGDYMITEKGYRTMKAISELAGQVY, encoded by the coding sequence GTGGAAGCGATACAGGATAGCCGGACGGAGATCGGCGAACTGAGGACCGAGATCTCCGAGCTCAGGAACGAGCTCAAACGGTTCATTACAAATTCCAACAGGCAGCACATCGATTCTGTGCTCGAAGAGCTGAAAGACAATTACGCGGATCTCTTCAGGAACCAGCAGGTCGAGACAGCGAAGGGAGATCTCTCCGCCCACATGGTCGGAAACTGCGCGATGCGGGAGAACTGCTTCGGGGTATTCATGGAGTTCCTGCAAAACACGGCGAGGCACATAAAGGACGGAAACGTCTCGGACGAGATCATCAGCTCGTACAGGGATGAGCTGGAGAATCTCCGGAGCAAAGGGCCATTCGAGAAATGCGACACGTGCTTCTCCGAGGTCAGCCGCCTCTTCGAAAAACAGGTAGGTCTCATGGCGTCGCTCGGCATATACAACAGGACCGGAGGCGAAGACGATATAACGGAGATCGACGACGAAAAAACCGTCAGGGAGATCCTCGAACCGGTTGCAAACATCCAGAGGTTCCAGATCTTAAAATCGCTCATCACACAGACCAGAACCTTCTCCGAGATCTCGCAGATGACCGGGCTCCGCGGAGGAAACCTTCTCTTCCACATCAAAAAACTGACCGACTCGGGGATGATCTTCCAGGGGCACGAAAGGGGCGATTACATGATTACCGAAAAGGGCTACAGGACGATGAAGGCGATCTCGGAACTGGCCGGGCAGGTTTACTAA
- a CDS encoding MTH865 family protein: MSKWKYTGKDVTAEKAEESLKTIKSACFGCDTHSPDCSIAKAAGDVAAMIDEGNVSVKDQIHAQITGALAGAKFPIATPEDLIAAFPDGADTTCCVGDLKMTAGEAGTLLKPSDFPFKSAKDVADVIVTRAGL, translated from the coding sequence ATGTCGAAATGGAAGTACACAGGAAAAGATGTGACTGCTGAGAAGGCGGAAGAATCCCTGAAGACGATCAAGAGTGCATGCTTCGGGTGCGATACCCACAGCCCCGACTGCTCGATCGCAAAGGCCGCCGGAGATGTAGCGGCGATGATCGACGAGGGAAACGTTTCGGTAAAGGACCAGATCCATGCACAGATCACCGGGGCACTCGCCGGTGCGAAGTTCCCGATTGCAACACCCGAAGACCTCATCGCTGCGTTCCCTGACGGGGCCGACACGACATGCTGCGTCGGTGACCTGAAGATGACCGCAGGAGAAGCCGGAACGCTGCTTAAACCCTCCGACTTTCCGTTCAAAAGTGCGAAGGACGTCGCGGATGTCATCGTAACAAGGGCAGGGCTCTGA
- a CDS encoding hemolysin family protein, which produces MSWLVEIVIIILLIGLNGLFAMSEFAIVSARKTRLLRRSESGDKRASAALELAEDPTNFLSTIQIGITLVGIFAGAFGGITLAAELSDFFTDYPTLAPYSEALSITLVVLAITYLTLVFGELVPKRIALNNAEDIASKVAKPMRILSKAAAPLVFILSFSTKAVTKLLRVKESPGPAVTEDDVRIMLEEGTKAGVFEKAEQHMVECVFDLGDRTVESLMTHRSGIVALNLEDPDEENLLKMKEAGHLNFPAYEGDLDNIVGVVSVKNVLAVMADHGRPDIRAAVTEPLFVPETLHVLQLIECFREAGFHVALATDEYGDISGLVTLHDILEAIVGAVREPGQPAEEPFVQREDGSWLVDGMARIDAVKKILPLDKLPGEEGGNYDTVAGLVMYVLQRVPAEGDHFVEGGFKFEVVDMDGNRVDKVIVSKAGEGS; this is translated from the coding sequence ATGTCCTGGCTCGTCGAGATCGTCATTATAATACTGTTAATAGGACTTAACGGTCTTTTTGCAATGTCGGAATTTGCAATAGTGTCCGCCAGAAAGACCCGGCTGCTACGGCGCTCGGAGAGCGGGGACAAGCGTGCCTCCGCCGCCCTGGAGCTTGCGGAAGATCCGACGAATTTTCTCTCGACTATCCAGATAGGTATAACGCTCGTCGGCATATTCGCGGGAGCATTCGGCGGTATAACGCTGGCCGCGGAGCTTTCGGATTTTTTTACGGATTATCCTACTCTTGCACCTTACAGCGAGGCGCTGAGCATTACACTTGTGGTCCTTGCCATAACCTACCTGACCCTCGTGTTTGGTGAGCTCGTCCCGAAAAGGATTGCACTTAATAATGCGGAGGATATCGCGTCGAAAGTTGCTAAGCCAATGCGGATTTTATCCAAAGCGGCCGCTCCGCTGGTGTTCATCCTCAGTTTTTCGACCAAAGCGGTCACGAAGCTGCTGCGGGTGAAGGAGAGTCCCGGACCTGCTGTAACAGAGGATGACGTGAGGATCATGCTCGAGGAGGGGACGAAAGCGGGGGTCTTCGAAAAGGCCGAACAGCACATGGTCGAATGCGTATTCGATCTCGGCGACCGGACTGTCGAATCCCTGATGACTCACCGTTCCGGAATCGTCGCGCTGAATCTTGAAGACCCGGACGAGGAGAACCTGCTTAAAATGAAAGAGGCCGGCCACCTGAACTTCCCGGCATACGAGGGAGACCTGGACAATATCGTCGGTGTTGTGTCGGTGAAGAATGTTCTCGCGGTTATGGCCGACCACGGGAGACCGGATATCAGGGCAGCGGTCACCGAGCCTCTTTTCGTGCCAGAGACTCTCCATGTACTGCAGCTCATCGAATGCTTCAGGGAGGCCGGGTTTCACGTTGCACTTGCGACGGACGAATACGGCGACATAAGCGGACTCGTAACCCTGCACGATATCCTCGAAGCGATCGTCGGGGCTGTCCGCGAGCCCGGCCAGCCGGCGGAGGAGCCGTTCGTCCAAAGGGAGGACGGGTCATGGCTGGTCGACGGAATGGCCCGCATCGACGCGGTGAAAAAGATCCTTCCGCTGGACAAGCTGCCGGGGGAGGAAGGGGGCAATTACGATACTGTCGCCGGCCTGGTGATGTATGTCCTTCAGAGGGTGCCGGCGGAGGGCGATCACTTCGTGGAGGGAGGTTTTAAGTTCGAGGTGGTGGACATGGACGGGAACCGTGTCGATAAGGTGATCGTTTCGAAGGCGGGGGAGGGATCTTAA
- a CDS encoding UvrD-helicase domain-containing protein — protein MWATKIMGLPPDAFDGERKEALKNLSTVDIQACPGSGKTTLLVAKLAILAKYWTNNKQGICILSHTNAARKEIEDKLGNTDLGKKLLSHPHFIGTIHGFFNQYIALPWIRSMRFPVTMIDTEVAINYRWKRIPQKYQSGISKNHHEPLNILSATDILGNPRPISWGKSLLKPESQTYQKIKGSINESFEKGIFTYDEVFVFTKDALNKVPSLKNSIQTRFLICFVDEAQDCTEEQNLILSKIFPFPDKNIIKQRFGDGNQAIFHNYNANENVKSEPFPQNGYLTISDSLRFNQKIAKLSDPLGLIPYNMEGKGGQVNNNSKNTIILFEKEFIKDVLPTFCDIIFKNFSQETIESLKKQDVYAVGMVHKKPDNSDKYTVVSYWTNYHQHRNKKDYNPNLMIDYLKLSINLIKENHDFNYGLNFFSKGLIRFINENAGTEKIYNIRNPYRFISNQLLLENNGNKEYLVWLYELFKLKNLDEEKWNGHIKPKLLEMVKIISDGNLPHDLSFFNWDDSSEFICLFDKSVNIQNNFHFNDGERQLNINLGSIHSIKGQTHFATLVLDTFWKGREFKTNLIYLIDWLTGDVKGRSTQNSNNNRLKCHYVAMTRPTDLLCLALPICFTNPDTWAKLRSRGWDLKFLGSNEYKEKVTLYNWF, from the coding sequence TTGTGGGCTACAAAAATAATGGGACTGCCCCCAGATGCATTCGATGGAGAAAGAAAAGAAGCCTTAAAAAATTTATCAACTGTTGATATCCAGGCTTGCCCAGGAAGTGGAAAAACAACATTATTAGTTGCTAAATTGGCAATTCTAGCAAAATACTGGACCAATAATAAACAAGGGATATGTATTTTATCTCACACAAATGCCGCCAGAAAAGAAATTGAAGATAAACTTGGAAATACAGATTTAGGTAAAAAACTCCTTTCTCATCCACATTTTATAGGAACTATCCATGGTTTTTTTAATCAATATATTGCACTTCCTTGGATTAGGTCAATGAGATTTCCCGTTACAATGATCGATACCGAAGTTGCAATAAATTATCGATGGAAGAGAATACCTCAAAAGTATCAATCAGGTATATCAAAAAACCACCATGAACCGTTAAATATTCTTTCAGCAACAGACATTTTGGGTAATCCTCGCCCTATATCTTGGGGAAAAAGTCTATTAAAGCCCGAATCTCAGACTTACCAAAAAATTAAAGGATCAATTAATGAAAGCTTCGAAAAAGGGATTTTTACATATGATGAAGTTTTTGTATTTACAAAAGATGCCTTAAATAAAGTACCTTCATTAAAAAATAGTATCCAAACTCGTTTTTTGATATGTTTTGTTGATGAAGCACAAGATTGTACTGAAGAGCAAAATTTAATTTTATCCAAGATCTTTCCTTTTCCGGATAAAAATATTATCAAACAAAGATTTGGTGACGGAAATCAAGCAATTTTCCACAATTACAATGCTAATGAAAACGTTAAAAGCGAACCTTTTCCGCAAAACGGATATCTTACCATTTCAGACAGTCTAAGATTCAATCAAAAAATTGCTAAACTGTCAGATCCTCTTGGTTTGATTCCATATAATATGGAAGGTAAAGGTGGCCAAGTAAACAATAATTCAAAAAATACAATAATACTTTTTGAAAAAGAATTTATTAAAGATGTTTTACCTACATTCTGTGATATCATTTTTAAGAATTTCTCACAAGAAACAATAGAGTCCTTAAAAAAACAAGATGTTTATGCAGTAGGTATGGTCCATAAAAAGCCAGACAATTCTGATAAATATACTGTTGTATCTTATTGGACAAATTATCACCAACACAGAAATAAAAAAGATTATAACCCTAATTTGATGATAGACTATCTAAAACTTAGTATTAATCTAATAAAAGAGAATCACGATTTCAATTATGGATTAAACTTTTTTTCAAAAGGACTAATTCGATTTATTAATGAAAATGCTGGAACTGAAAAGATCTATAATATAAGAAATCCCTATAGATTTATCTCAAATCAGCTTTTATTAGAAAATAATGGGAATAAGGAGTATTTAGTTTGGTTATATGAATTATTTAAACTAAAAAATCTAGACGAAGAAAAATGGAATGGTCACATCAAGCCAAAATTATTGGAGATGGTAAAGATTATTAGTGATGGTAATTTACCACATGATTTATCTTTTTTTAATTGGGATGATTCTTCAGAATTTATATGTTTATTTGATAAAAGCGTAAATATTCAAAATAATTTCCATTTTAACGATGGAGAACGTCAATTAAACATCAATTTAGGCTCAATACACTCAATAAAAGGTCAAACTCATTTTGCTACATTGGTATTAGATACATTCTGGAAGGGAAGGGAATTTAAAACAAATTTAATTTATCTTATAGATTGGCTAACAGGTGATGTAAAAGGCAGATCTACACAGAATTCAAATAATAATCGCTTAAAATGTCATTATGTAGCTATGACACGTCCAACTGATTTGCTATGTTTGGCATTACCAATATGTTTTACAAATCCTGATACATGGGCCAAATTAAGAAGTCGTGGATGGGATCTTAAATTTCTAGGTTCTAATGAATACAAAGAAAAAGTAACATTATATAATTGGTTTTAA
- a CDS encoding ATP-dependent nuclease, translated as MHLSNLKITNFRCYDEIGIDLDIKKGLTVFVGENDSGKTAIIDAIRYAIGTRDQEWNKIKDTDFYNEDTSREIKITCKFEELSQNESGIFLQYLTYEQTGESVKEVLYFNWSAKKKIIGKREFISTEISSGIKADGPSFNEDTRELLKTTYLKPLRDAENAMSSRKNSRLAQILKNIDSIKSGKDKYEKESDLKDLSVLGIANLADSLLINHKGIKETKEQIDNNLSDKFLLKQDKIQSNIEIKGKTNNTDQQLKQMLEKLTLNIEKEELCSGTLGLGTNNLLYMACELLLLQQEDDGNKMLLLEEPESHIHVQRQLKILKSLQNEAIKNNVQILTTTHSPILASVIKLENVVLIQNGKAFSLGKEHTKLKPSDYSFLERYLDATKANLFFAKSVIIVEGPSENILLPTIAKILDCDFADYGVSIVNVDGTGLSRYAKIFQRSNEDEEFVNIPVACITDLDILPNCAPEICLNEEYKNRDKWPKNRRWKVKSEFDDEGIENKRKEIREKCEGQNVKSFVSDEWTFEYNLAFAGLGKEVYIAAKLSKIDEELVSKKASYEDSYHEYEEEYSKTIEKINDPEEKASYIHSEFTKGTKASKPISAQYLAKILDDNYSKNPAELQEKLPNYILGMFNYLFNDVIKS; from the coding sequence ATGCATCTCTCCAATCTTAAAATCACAAATTTCCGTTGTTACGATGAAATTGGCATAGATCTCGATATTAAGAAAGGATTAACCGTTTTTGTTGGAGAAAATGATTCTGGCAAAACAGCAATTATTGATGCAATTAGATATGCAATAGGAACACGTGATCAAGAATGGAATAAAATAAAAGATACAGATTTTTATAATGAAGATACGTCAAGAGAAATAAAAATAACATGTAAATTTGAAGAACTTTCACAAAATGAAAGTGGAATTTTTTTACAATATTTAACATATGAACAAACTGGAGAATCAGTAAAAGAGGTTCTTTATTTTAATTGGTCAGCAAAGAAGAAAATCATTGGCAAAAGGGAATTTATCTCGACTGAAATTAGTTCTGGGATAAAAGCAGATGGCCCATCATTCAATGAAGACACTCGCGAATTGTTAAAAACCACATACCTAAAGCCTCTTCGAGATGCTGAAAATGCAATGAGTTCTAGAAAAAATTCAAGATTAGCTCAAATTCTAAAAAATATAGATTCTATAAAAAGTGGAAAGGATAAATACGAAAAAGAAAGTGATTTAAAAGATTTATCAGTTCTTGGTATCGCAAATCTTGCAGATTCATTACTTATAAATCATAAAGGAATCAAGGAAACAAAAGAACAGATAGATAACAATTTATCCGATAAATTTCTTTTAAAGCAAGATAAAATTCAATCAAATATTGAAATTAAGGGGAAAACAAACAATACAGATCAACAACTAAAGCAAATGCTAGAGAAATTAACCCTTAATATTGAAAAAGAAGAACTATGTTCTGGAACTCTGGGATTAGGAACAAATAATTTACTATACATGGCTTGTGAATTATTGCTTCTTCAACAAGAAGATGATGGTAATAAGATGTTACTTCTAGAAGAACCAGAATCACATATCCATGTTCAGAGACAATTAAAAATACTGAAATCACTACAAAATGAAGCAATTAAAAATAATGTTCAAATACTTACAACCACTCATTCCCCAATTTTAGCATCCGTAATTAAATTAGAAAATGTCGTATTAATTCAAAATGGAAAGGCCTTTTCTTTAGGAAAAGAACATACAAAATTGAAACCTTCAGATTATTCATTCCTAGAACGTTATTTGGACGCTACTAAAGCCAATTTATTTTTTGCTAAATCTGTGATAATTGTCGAGGGACCATCTGAAAATATTCTTCTGCCAACTATCGCAAAGATATTAGATTGTGATTTTGCAGATTATGGAGTTTCCATTGTAAATGTTGACGGGACAGGTCTAAGTAGATACGCCAAAATTTTTCAACGAAGTAATGAAGATGAAGAATTCGTCAATATTCCTGTAGCCTGTATTACAGATTTGGATATTTTACCAAATTGTGCCCCAGAAATCTGTTTGAATGAGGAATATAAAAACCGAGATAAGTGGCCAAAAAACAGGCGTTGGAAGGTTAAATCCGAATTTGATGATGAGGGCATTGAAAATAAAAGGAAAGAAATTAGAGAAAAATGTGAGGGTCAAAATGTAAAATCCTTTGTTTCAGATGAATGGACTTTTGAATATAATCTTGCTTTTGCTGGATTGGGAAAAGAAGTATATATTGCAGCAAAATTGAGCAAAATTGATGAAGAATTAGTTTCAAAAAAGGCTTCATATGAAGACTCTTATCATGAATACGAAGAAGAGTATTCCAAAACAATTGAAAAAATTAATGATCCTGAAGAGAAAGCTTCGTATATACATTCAGAATTTACTAAAGGTACAAAAGCATCAAAACCAATTAGTGCTCAATATCTTGCAAAAATATTGGATGATAATTATTCTAAAAATCCGGCTGAACTACAAGAAAAACTGCCCAATTACATTTTAGGAATGTTTAATTACCTTTTCAATGATGTGATAAAATCTTAA
- the cooS gene encoding anaerobic carbon-monoxide dehydrogenase catalytic subunit, with protein sequence MEKKAKTEKKIPAPVLVDRKLDTCELDRAKMSLMNPKVIKEKSNERTIDELAKVMLKHTMEEGIETVWDRFEMQQPQCRYCSDGVSCSRCAMGPCRIIPEHHRERGVCGADADLIVSRNLLDTLVTGAAAHSDHGRDIVETLYKTGTGEAQGYEITDVKKLEKIAAELGVETKGRKKEEIATDVGRQLLYEFGTFKNKVTFADRAPEQTKELWKAAGIVPRSVDREIVEAMHRVHMGVGANYANILLHGLRASLGDGWGGSMMGTEISDVLFGTPTINQSQVNLGVLKEDHVNISLHGHNPMLSEMIVRAADDPDMKDLAKKTGAKGINLVGLCCTGNELLMRKGVPMAGNHFNQELIIATGALEAMVIDYQCIFPSLPRTASCYHTKIISTSEKSKVVGSYYFDFHPENAYDTAKAIVKMAINNFPNRIPERVLIPGKPVDLMAGFSVEAIVEALGGTVKPLIDVIASGDVRGAVGIVGCNNPKVQHDYGHVTLAKELIKNDILCVETGCAAVACGKAGLLMPEAAFLAGPGLKGVCKKLGIPPVLHMGSCVDCSRILVLLAELAKALGVGIDQLPVAGAAPEWYSQKAVSIGSYFVASGVYTVLGVMPKIAGSDNVVKLLTSGLNGVVNASFAVEPDPVAAAELITKYIDGKRKALGI encoded by the coding sequence ATGGAGAAAAAGGCGAAAACGGAGAAAAAAATTCCGGCTCCCGTCCTCGTGGACCGGAAACTGGACACCTGCGAGCTGGATCGCGCAAAGATGTCCCTGATGAACCCGAAGGTGATCAAAGAAAAATCGAACGAGCGGACGATCGACGAACTCGCGAAGGTGATGCTGAAGCACACGATGGAAGAGGGAATCGAGACCGTCTGGGACCGGTTCGAGATGCAGCAGCCGCAGTGCAGGTACTGTTCCGACGGAGTGTCATGCAGCCGCTGTGCGATGGGGCCGTGCAGGATCATCCCCGAGCATCACCGCGAAAGAGGTGTGTGCGGCGCAGACGCTGATCTTATCGTCTCAAGAAATCTGCTGGATACGCTTGTAACCGGAGCCGCGGCTCACTCCGATCACGGAAGGGACATCGTCGAGACCCTGTATAAGACCGGAACAGGCGAAGCACAGGGATACGAGATAACCGATGTCAAAAAGCTCGAAAAGATCGCCGCCGAACTGGGCGTCGAAACGAAGGGAAGAAAAAAGGAGGAGATCGCAACCGACGTCGGCCGCCAGCTCCTCTACGAATTCGGGACCTTCAAGAACAAAGTCACGTTCGCAGACCGTGCACCCGAACAGACGAAAGAACTCTGGAAGGCCGCCGGGATCGTCCCCCGGAGTGTCGACCGCGAGATAGTCGAGGCCATGCACAGGGTCCACATGGGCGTCGGTGCGAACTACGCCAACATCCTCCTCCACGGGCTGAGGGCGTCACTCGGCGACGGGTGGGGCGGATCAATGATGGGAACCGAGATCTCCGATGTCCTCTTCGGAACCCCCACTATTAACCAGTCGCAGGTCAACCTCGGGGTCTTAAAGGAGGACCACGTCAACATCTCGCTCCACGGCCACAATCCGATGCTCTCCGAGATGATCGTCAGGGCGGCAGACGACCCCGACATGAAGGATCTCGCCAAAAAGACGGGTGCGAAGGGCATCAACCTCGTCGGCCTCTGCTGCACCGGCAACGAACTCCTCATGAGAAAGGGAGTCCCGATGGCCGGAAACCACTTCAACCAGGAGCTGATAATCGCGACCGGGGCACTTGAGGCGATGGTCATCGACTACCAGTGCATATTCCCGTCGCTTCCCAGAACGGCGAGTTGCTACCACACGAAGATAATCTCCACCAGCGAGAAGTCGAAGGTCGTCGGCTCGTACTACTTCGATTTCCACCCGGAGAACGCCTACGACACCGCGAAGGCCATCGTCAAAATGGCTATAAACAACTTCCCGAACAGGATTCCCGAAAGAGTCCTCATCCCCGGAAAGCCCGTCGACCTAATGGCCGGATTCTCCGTCGAGGCCATAGTCGAAGCGCTCGGCGGAACCGTAAAGCCGCTCATCGACGTCATAGCATCCGGCGATGTCCGCGGAGCCGTCGGGATCGTCGGGTGCAACAACCCGAAGGTTCAGCACGACTACGGGCATGTAACGCTCGCAAAGGAGCTAATTAAAAACGATATCCTCTGTGTCGAGACGGGATGTGCAGCGGTCGCCTGCGGAAAGGCAGGTCTCCTCATGCCCGAGGCCGCCTTCCTCGCCGGGCCGGGACTGAAAGGCGTATGCAAGAAGCTCGGAATCCCGCCCGTTCTCCACATGGGATCGTGCGTCGACTGTTCGAGAATACTCGTCCTTCTTGCGGAGCTTGCAAAGGCCCTCGGGGTCGGGATCGACCAGCTCCCCGTTGCGGGAGCAGCACCCGAGTGGTACTCGCAGAAGGCCGTATCCATCGGCTCGTACTTCGTGGCGTCCGGCGTCTACACGGTCCTCGGCGTAATGCCCAAGATCGCAGGAAGCGATAATGTCGTAAAACTCCTGACAAGCGGGCTCAACGGCGTCGTCAACGCATCGTTCGCGGTAGAGCCCGACCCCGTGGCAGCCGCAGAACTGATAACGAAGTACATAGACGGGAAGAGGAAGGCGCTCGGCATCTGA